Proteins encoded by one window of Chryseobacterium foetidum:
- a CDS encoding NAD(P)H-hydrate dehydratase: protein MKIFTAENIRKADQHTIENEPVSSVNLMERAAQSCADWIHSNCKNHTRFAIFCGNGNNGGDGFAIARILYLKGFDVDVFIDKTNSKFSDDALINLKRLKDISGISVHDFTETDKFNFEKTILIDALFGTGLTRNLEGIHRDLIEKLNLKNNPKIAVDIPSGMFPDQLNGEDDVIFKADFTLTFQFWKKSFLHPETGIFAGKVVVLDINLSKEFTDETETDDFVIDDDVIFKIFKPREDFAHKGTYGKSIIVGGSYGKMGAAVLATKSALRTGSGLTFVLAPNCGYEILQTSCTEAMFIEGGEKIINKIDYQENSVYGIGPGLGTEMETEKALLKFLETFQNPLVLDADALNLISKDENHLKLITKNSIITPHPKEFERLFGKTENSMERLNLAKTKAKELEIIIVLKDHHTQVVTPNGEVFYNITGNSGLAKGGSGDILTGILISLLAQKYSSKEAAILGVWLHGKAADFAAEKYSKEAMQPTDVIDEIGNVFLELNKKATIKL, encoded by the coding sequence ATGAAAATTTTTACAGCCGAAAATATTAGAAAAGCAGATCAGCACACGATTGAAAACGAACCGGTTTCCTCTGTCAATTTAATGGAAAGAGCAGCTCAAAGTTGTGCAGATTGGATCCATTCTAACTGTAAAAATCATACCCGCTTTGCAATTTTTTGTGGTAACGGAAATAATGGTGGAGACGGTTTCGCCATTGCAAGAATACTCTATCTGAAAGGTTTTGATGTGGATGTTTTTATAGATAAAACAAATTCTAAATTTTCGGATGATGCATTGATTAATTTAAAAAGATTAAAAGATATTTCAGGAATTTCAGTTCATGATTTTACTGAAACTGATAAATTTAATTTTGAAAAAACGATTCTGATCGATGCGCTTTTCGGGACAGGATTGACGAGAAATTTAGAAGGAATTCATCGGGATTTAATTGAAAAGTTAAATTTAAAAAATAATCCTAAAATTGCGGTTGATATTCCATCCGGAATGTTTCCAGATCAGCTAAATGGCGAAGACGATGTCATCTTTAAAGCAGATTTCACATTAACGTTCCAGTTTTGGAAAAAGAGCTTTCTCCATCCCGAAACCGGAATTTTTGCAGGAAAAGTTGTTGTTTTGGATATAAATCTATCAAAGGAATTTACTGATGAAACCGAAACTGATGATTTTGTGATTGATGATGATGTAATTTTTAAAATATTTAAACCAAGAGAAGATTTTGCTCACAAAGGAACTTACGGAAAATCAATTATCGTTGGAGGAAGTTACGGTAAAATGGGTGCTGCAGTTTTGGCTACCAAATCTGCTTTGAGAACGGGTTCGGGATTAACTTTTGTGTTGGCTCCAAACTGTGGTTATGAAATATTACAGACGAGCTGTACGGAAGCGATGTTTATTGAAGGTGGCGAAAAAATTATCAATAAAATTGATTATCAGGAAAATTCTGTTTATGGAATCGGTCCCGGTTTAGGAACTGAAATGGAAACTGAGAAAGCTTTACTGAAATTCCTTGAAACATTTCAAAATCCTCTTGTTTTAGACGCAGACGCTTTAAATCTTATTTCTAAAGATGAAAATCATTTAAAATTAATTACTAAAAACTCAATCATAACGCCACATCCCAAAGAATTTGAAAGACTTTTTGGTAAAACTGAGAATTCAATGGAAAGATTAAATTTAGCCAAAACAAAAGCGAAAGAACTTGAGATTATTATTGTTTTAAAAGACCACCATACACAGGTTGTAACTCCCAATGGTGAAGTTTTTTATAACATTACAGGAAATTCAGGTTTGGCAAAAGGAGGAAGTGGCGATATTCTCACAGGAATTTTAATTTCACTTTTAGCTCAAAAATATTCTTCCAAGGAAGCTGCAATTTTAGGTGTTTGGCTTCATGGGAAGGCTGCAGATTTTGCCGCAGAAAAGTATTCAAAAGAAGCAATGCAACCCACTGATGTGATCGATGAAATTGGAAATGTATTTCTTGAATTAAATAAAAAAGCCACAATCAAGTTGTGA
- the lgt gene encoding prolipoprotein diacylglyceryl transferase: METEYKIWDPSVGIKIGSFTLHYYSLMFVFAFGFGYILMKKIFDIDHVNQKYLDPLFTWTLIGTILGARLGHVIFYQPELFKEDFLSVFLPIRTKPELEFTGFSGLASHGATIMLIFTTLYYSFKIIKKNPFWVYDRLGIVVSLGGAFVRLGNFFNSEIIGKQVDPSSPLAILFPQMSDEYGVTVPRYPGQLLEATGYVLLFVLLWFLYRKTNKKYQQGWLFGLFFIILWAIRFFVEFLKEPQGDEFISFGGLNTGQILSIPFMLAGVAIMIYSKNNRIEPEGDKTF; encoded by the coding sequence CTGGAAACAGAGTATAAGATTTGGGATCCTTCTGTAGGAATCAAAATTGGGTCTTTTACTCTTCATTATTACAGTTTAATGTTTGTTTTTGCTTTCGGTTTCGGATATATTTTAATGAAAAAAATATTCGATATCGATCATGTAAATCAGAAATATCTTGATCCGCTTTTTACATGGACGTTAATCGGAACTATTTTGGGTGCAAGATTAGGTCACGTTATCTTTTATCAGCCGGAGCTTTTTAAGGAAGATTTCCTGAGTGTTTTTCTTCCCATCCGAACAAAACCTGAGTTAGAATTCACTGGTTTTTCAGGTTTGGCAAGCCACGGTGCAACAATAATGCTGATTTTCACAACACTTTACTACTCATTTAAAATCATCAAGAAAAATCCGTTTTGGGTGTATGACCGATTGGGGATTGTAGTTTCACTTGGTGGTGCTTTTGTAAGACTAGGAAACTTTTTCAACTCTGAAATCATCGGAAAACAGGTCGATCCAAGCTCTCCTTTAGCTATTCTTTTTCCACAGATGAGCGATGAATACGGTGTAACTGTACCAAGATATCCAGGTCAACTTTTAGAAGCAACTGGCTATGTTTTACTATTTGTTTTACTCTGGTTTTTGTATAGAAAAACCAATAAAAAATACCAACAGGGTTGGTTATTCGGTTTATTCTTCATCATTCTCTGGGCGATCAGATTCTTTGTAGAATTTTTAAAAGAGCCTCAGGGAGACGAATTTATTTCATTCGGTGGTTTAAATACCGGTCAGATTCTTTCCATTCCGTTTATGCTTGCGGGAGTTGCAATTATGATTTATTCTAAGAACAACAGAATCGAGCCTGAAGGAGATAAAACTTTCTAA
- the yidD gene encoding membrane protein insertion efficiency factor YidD translates to MKISFNKIITFPLVILIRFYQWFISPLLPKNCRYEPTCSHYMVESLQVHGIFKGFWLGAKRILKCHPWGGSGYDPVPPKCNH, encoded by the coding sequence TTGAAAATTTCATTTAATAAAATCATTACGTTTCCTTTGGTAATTCTCATTAGATTTTACCAATGGTTTATTTCGCCATTACTTCCTAAAAACTGCCGATACGAACCAACCTGTTCGCATTATATGGTAGAATCTCTGCAGGTTCACGGGATTTTTAAAGGATTTTGGCTGGGGGCGAAAAGAATTTTAAAATGTCATCCCTGGGGCGGCAGCGGTTACGATCCGGTTCCCCCAAAATGCAACCACTAA